DNA from Rhinoderma darwinii isolate aRhiDar2 chromosome 6, aRhiDar2.hap1, whole genome shotgun sequence:
GCCGTACACAGGATAGTGGCAATCTGTTCTATAGCATGGGAATATTTTGAGGGTGGGATCATGTACATGGATGCTCCGGTGGCGTAGTAGAGGATGATGACGGCAAGGTGGGATGagcaggtggagaaggctttttTCTTTCCATCTGTCGATTGAATCTTTAAAATAACTTTGATGATTTTGACGTAAGATGTCAAGCTGCACAAAAAGGGGAAAAGCCCAAACAATATCAATTCAAAGTAGACGATAATATAGAAAATGTTTTTGCCGGCACATGACATCCTAGTCAAGGTATTGGCTTCACAGAAGAAATGCCTAATGATATTGGATCTACAGAAGGACATCTTTGATACTGGAAAGGTCATCAAGAAGGAATTCAGACCTGCCAACACCCAAATAGCGAATATAAAAAGAATACAGATTCTCCTGTTCAATAAATGTTGGTAGTGTAAGGGGCTACAGACCGCCACATATCGGTCGTACGCCATAATAAATAATAGGATGTCCTCGGCACTAGCGGCCAACAGGAAGAAAAATGTCTGTGTAAAACACTGTGTGAAGGATATTGTGTTATTCCCAGAGAGCATCATGTCCAGAAGTTTAGGAATTGTAGATGTCGTCGAGCAGATGTCTATACAGGACAAATTACAAAGAAATATATACAAAGGGACATGTAGGTGATCATTGACGTATATAACACTCAGAATCAGTATGTTCATTAATAACCCGATCAGatagatgaagaggaatatgttgAAAATTAACAATTTGCTCCCACTCTTACTGAAAAATGGCGTGATATAAAAGTCATCGGGGGATGTTTGGTTCAACATGTCAGCCTACAAGACAATATCttttaatattaaatttaaaaaaatagttttacacaaaaaataaaaattactttcTCCTACTGCACATATAGCTCTGGCAGCTGGGACTTAATGACCAGCAACATAGCTTTATGGCATTGTGATCACCCCATTGTCACCTCATTGTCAGCCCTGACATTGCAATTGCTGGGGCTGATGCTTTTATAGGGACAACTTTTGGCCTAACAAACGCCCCCATGGCTGTCCTGATATAATGATCGTTATACCCAAGGTATCCATAACCAATGCATGCATATTTTATAAGCACAGACATTAAGAAGTATATAAACAAAGTTATATGAACCAAAAATGTTACCAGAAAAAATAGATTGCGAAAGACAAAAAACAAGATCTCACATCCAGGTCGACAACAAGTCTTCTATCTAAtgtccggcctcctgtgatgtcctTGATGTTATTTATAAACTCCTTTATTTATAGTCAATTATATTGAtaattgtattttattattatactgtCTTTATATTATTTGTTATACATTTCATACATTCCTGTATTTCTAAGTGATGAAATGAAGATAAATGACCCTTTTTTCTGTtgttgatgattattattatatttttgaatATCGCATTTTGTTTAAATTCTTTATatgttattagattatatttttatattattattatgttgttattaTAATTTCTTTATAGGATTTtgacaatattattattatcatcttcATAATTatagttattatttttattattctacATCTGTGCACATAAATATAGCACTCACAAGAGAAACTGCCTGCCTCCCTCTTTAGGGATTAGACTCTTATTCCTCCACGTTTGGTCAGACAGTTGGCTGTATACAACAggaatacaaaataataaaagtatccAGACATATAGTGTACACTACCCAGAGACCTCTACGGGGCAGACTTTGTCCTTTTGTCTGTTCTCTGGCAGATTTACACCTGGATACTTTAAGTAAATGACAGATGTATTTAACAACAATGTTTGGATCCGTCTGAGGAAAAAAAGCCAGACAAATCTTCGCTCCCAAGTCAGACAGGGGCCAAAAGTATAcacaaattagtaaaaaaaacaaaaagtatgcAGATGGCACAGAGTTACATTCCTTATTTGTGCCCTCACTTAAAACACTATGCAGGAACGGGCTacagcaaaaaaaatggaatgtaTCAAAAAGTCTCACCTTTAGAGGCCACGCTGTAATACAGGCATAATAAAATGGTGCACTTATCAGATCTCCGGGAAGTTGCTGCCGGTAATCTTGGGTCCTCTCAATGGTGCCCAATCCGCTGGAGAAACGACTAGTAAACAGACTATAT
Protein-coding regions in this window:
- the LOC142656676 gene encoding olfactory receptor 1F1-like, with protein sequence MLNQTSPDDFYITPFFSKSGSKLLIFNIFLFIYLIGLLMNILILSVIYVNDHLHVPLYIFLCNLSCIDICSTTSTIPKLLDMMLSGNNTISFTQCFTQTFFFLLAASAEDILLFIMAYDRYVAVCSPLHYQHLLNRRICILFIFAIWVLAGLNSFLMTFPVSKMSFCRSNIIRHFFCEANTLTRMSCAGKNIFYIIVYFELILFGLFPFLCSLTSYVKIIKVILKIQSTDGKKKAFSTCSSHLAVIILYYATGASMYMIPPSKYSHAIEQIATILCTAVTPMLNPLIYSLRNKEVKKGLRKFVGMKVQFVDKEL